Proteins co-encoded in one Corynebacterium lujinxingii genomic window:
- a CDS encoding HNH endonuclease signature motif containing protein, producing the protein MTSEITQCVNEISVALRKLSSLFDDPSTLSFDDIRRDMERLEEQFKKKATIDASFAFIADRDDAGRIVGANYPNAYLQQYLDLSKGEAYNRLERGRLLFGPPPEPAAPLPEDEEDDDLFGAASSDAATSDTSENEEQQTDARKKSSQVSAEKQDIIRRELDKLLKAASGERFRIYAEAMAEALLRSPEDLRLFVRRAVDAANREHAPHSNPNAGFENRNLSFGRRKADGTVDIHITATAGAAALIKAHADKGLAPNSNLPAEFQDEKDSRSPGQRRFDQFFAIFQQYEEKCQKHNGGAASVVISLTLDDLADGDASMLFDTNVGIEVDCFDLVRLGMDGTTDFLLQVDGVTSVPLWMGRTTRLASVEQRIAMFAIQGVCSWLGCTTSMSECEAHHILAWIKGGNTDIENLTGLCREHHRCNNDHRDGSFNKGYMDFDPNTGRAGYRKRPFDPLKFNQSVPARHSAVSRIYAARGRCDCARTGTPDPALYPPGHPPPADPPMPKGA; encoded by the coding sequence ATGACCAGTGAAATCACCCAATGCGTCAACGAGATTTCCGTGGCGCTGCGCAAGTTGAGCTCGCTTTTCGACGACCCCTCCACCCTCTCGTTCGACGACATCCGGCGCGACATGGAACGCCTTGAAGAACAGTTCAAGAAGAAGGCGACCATCGACGCGTCGTTCGCGTTCATTGCAGATCGTGACGACGCCGGCCGCATCGTCGGCGCCAACTACCCCAACGCCTACCTCCAGCAGTACCTCGACCTATCCAAGGGTGAGGCCTACAACCGGCTCGAGCGCGGGCGCTTGTTATTCGGCCCGCCACCGGAGCCGGCCGCTCCCCTGCCGGAGGACGAGGAAGACGACGATCTCTTTGGCGCAGCTTCCTCGGATGCTGCTACTTCCGATACTTCCGAGAACGAGGAACAGCAGACTGACGCCCGCAAGAAGTCCTCACAGGTCAGCGCAGAGAAGCAGGACATCATCCGCCGCGAGTTGGACAAGCTACTCAAGGCCGCGTCCGGCGAACGTTTCCGCATCTACGCCGAAGCCATGGCCGAGGCACTTCTTCGCAGCCCGGAGGACCTGCGCCTCTTTGTTCGCCGGGCCGTCGATGCTGCGAACCGGGAACATGCCCCGCACTCGAACCCCAATGCGGGGTTTGAGAACCGGAACCTGTCATTTGGTCGTCGAAAAGCGGATGGCACCGTGGATATCCACATCACCGCCACGGCCGGGGCCGCGGCACTGATCAAGGCGCACGCTGACAAGGGGCTAGCGCCGAACTCGAACCTGCCGGCGGAGTTCCAGGACGAGAAAGACTCCCGATCCCCTGGTCAACGACGCTTTGACCAGTTCTTCGCCATCTTCCAGCAGTACGAAGAGAAGTGCCAGAAACACAATGGTGGCGCGGCGTCGGTTGTCATCTCGTTGACTCTCGACGACCTCGCCGACGGCGACGCTTCCATGCTCTTCGACACCAACGTCGGCATCGAAGTGGACTGCTTCGACCTCGTCCGCCTCGGCATGGACGGCACCACCGACTTCCTCCTGCAGGTCGACGGCGTCACTTCGGTGCCGCTCTGGATGGGCCGAACCACCCGCCTGGCATCGGTCGAGCAGCGCATCGCGATGTTCGCGATCCAGGGCGTGTGCTCTTGGCTCGGCTGCACCACCTCCATGTCGGAGTGCGAAGCCCACCACATCCTCGCGTGGATCAAGGGTGGTAACACGGACATCGAAAACCTCACCGGCCTCTGTCGCGAGCACCACAGATGCAACAATGACCACAGAGATGGCTCTTTTAACAAGGGTTACATGGATTTCGACCCGAATACGGGCAGAGCCGGGTACCGAAAACGCCCCTTCGACCCGTTGAAATTCAACCAGTCAGTGCCTGCCAGACACTCGGCGGTTAGCAGAATCTACGCCGCCCGCGGCCGATGCGACTGCGCACGGACCGGCACACCCGACCCTGCCCTCTACCCGCCCGGGCACCCGCCACCCGCTGACCCACCCATGCCGAAGGGCGCCTAA
- a CDS encoding DUF488 domain-containing protein, producing MRIYTVGHSNLEFDEFVALLEAAGVRAIVDVRKLPGSKKYPWFNDDHLTEHLPKHGISYSRNEGLTGRRNVSKTVPFEVNANWHNRSFHNYADHALGDEFADALETLRSNAEDAPTAIMCSEAVWWRCHRRIIADHLLAHGDDVQHIMGMTQHGPTINAAKLNEGAVVGNDGKVRYPAGE from the coding sequence ATGCGTATCTACACCGTGGGACATTCCAACCTCGAGTTCGACGAGTTTGTCGCCCTGCTCGAGGCCGCAGGCGTGCGTGCCATCGTCGACGTGCGCAAACTCCCCGGCTCCAAGAAGTACCCGTGGTTCAACGACGACCACCTCACCGAGCACCTTCCCAAACACGGGATTTCATACTCCCGCAACGAAGGCCTCACCGGTCGTCGCAACGTTTCGAAGACCGTCCCCTTCGAAGTCAACGCCAACTGGCACAACCGCAGCTTCCATAACTACGCCGACCACGCGCTTGGCGACGAGTTTGCAGACGCCCTCGAAACCCTTCGCTCCAACGCCGAAGATGCGCCCACCGCCATCATGTGTTCGGAAGCCGTCTGGTGGCGCTGCCATCGCCGCATCATCGCCGACCACCTCCTCGCGCACGGCGACGACGTCCAGCACATCATGGGCATGACCCAGCACGGCCCAACGATCAACGCGGCGAAGCTCAACGAGGGCGCCGTGGTTGGCAATGACGGGAAGGTGCGGTACCCGGCGGGCGAGTAA
- a CDS encoding FecCD family ABC transporter permease produces the protein MTPTVDSPASVDQQAQLAAIATYKQRSRRKVLAIAALFLAAVVSFIIAIVVGPLDISLTDVWNAVFNPEAVDDQTRTVIRTLRLPAAVMAVLVGIALSLAGAQMQTILDNPLAEPFTLGISAAAAFGAALSIVLGIIVLPNPQLNLAFTAALSALIAVAIVAAAAVWKGANAESMILLGIALSFLFQALLSLLQYGANTEALQQIVFWTMGSLQRANWTTNLILGVVILVAIPFCVANAWRLTALRLGDDRAAALGINVARLRVTTLLVASILAAAAVAFTGIIGFIGLVGPHVARMLVGEDQKFFLPASAAAGAMLLSVAYAVSLSIIPGVAIPIGIITALVGVPFFIFLIFTRTRRKG, from the coding sequence ATGACACCAACTGTTGATTCACCAGCTTCCGTAGACCAGCAGGCGCAACTGGCAGCTATTGCGACGTACAAGCAACGGTCTCGTCGCAAAGTACTTGCGATTGCTGCCCTGTTCCTCGCGGCGGTCGTGAGTTTTATCATCGCGATCGTCGTGGGCCCGCTCGACATCTCACTTACTGACGTGTGGAACGCGGTGTTCAATCCGGAAGCGGTGGACGACCAAACGCGGACGGTCATCCGCACCCTGCGCCTGCCGGCAGCCGTGATGGCGGTGCTCGTGGGCATCGCGCTCTCGCTCGCCGGCGCGCAAATGCAGACGATTTTGGACAATCCGCTCGCCGAGCCGTTCACGCTCGGCATTTCCGCGGCGGCCGCGTTCGGCGCGGCGCTGTCCATCGTCCTCGGCATCATTGTGCTGCCGAATCCCCAGCTGAACCTCGCGTTCACCGCCGCGCTTTCAGCCCTGATCGCCGTGGCCATCGTCGCGGCCGCAGCAGTGTGGAAGGGCGCGAACGCCGAATCCATGATTCTGCTCGGCATCGCCCTGTCATTCCTGTTCCAGGCGCTGTTGTCGCTGCTGCAGTACGGCGCGAACACCGAGGCGCTGCAGCAGATCGTGTTCTGGACCATGGGCTCGCTGCAGCGCGCGAACTGGACCACCAACCTCATTCTGGGCGTGGTCATCCTCGTCGCGATCCCGTTCTGCGTCGCCAACGCGTGGCGCCTTACGGCACTTCGGCTTGGCGACGACCGCGCCGCCGCCCTCGGCATCAACGTCGCCCGCCTGCGCGTGACCACCCTGTTGGTCGCCTCGATCCTGGCGGCGGCTGCCGTGGCGTTCACCGGCATCATCGGGTTTATCGGCCTGGTCGGCCCGCACGTCGCCCGCATGCTCGTCGGCGAGGACCAGAAGTTCTTCCTCCCCGCCTCCGCCGCAGCCGGCGCGATGTTGCTCAGCGTCGCCTACGCGGTGTCGCTGTCCATCATCCCGGGCGTGGCCATCCCGATCGGCATCATCACCGCCCTTGTCGGTGTCCCGTTCTTCATCTTCCTCATCTTCACCCGCACGCGGCGGAAAGGATAA
- a CDS encoding DUF418 domain-containing protein has translation MQTRNVGIDAARAVALIAMMGAHLTVQEGIAAQVVFGFPAALFAFIAGVSMGYMRARPAAFIVRGVCLIALHIVLVPFAGTIEVVLGTIGVCMALLAWAPRWNTPCLLWLFAALAFGSAWLAPSAQPYPPLMWAALMVAGLLFQRWMPLVTGCAVGAVLFGSVLFGADLALRWTTQLPPLLDATGHTGGLIDVIGSAGCAVSICSLCCLAQCRLRWLAPLGRMPLTVYCLHILTAQWLGIWASLTGAALISYAWLACFPRGPVETVIHRITAVVKEKQNEETRS, from the coding sequence ATGCAGACCCGAAACGTTGGAATCGACGCCGCCCGCGCGGTGGCGCTTATCGCCATGATGGGTGCGCACCTCACCGTCCAAGAGGGGATCGCCGCACAGGTGGTCTTTGGCTTCCCCGCGGCGCTGTTCGCGTTCATCGCTGGGGTGTCGATGGGATACATGCGCGCCCGCCCGGCTGCGTTCATTGTGCGCGGCGTATGCCTTATCGCGCTGCACATCGTGCTCGTGCCGTTCGCGGGAACGATCGAGGTGGTGCTCGGCACCATCGGGGTCTGCATGGCGTTGCTCGCCTGGGCGCCACGGTGGAACACGCCGTGTTTGCTGTGGCTGTTTGCCGCCCTGGCGTTCGGCTCAGCCTGGCTCGCCCCGTCGGCGCAGCCGTACCCGCCACTGATGTGGGCCGCGCTCATGGTCGCTGGCCTGCTCTTTCAGCGGTGGATGCCGCTCGTTACCGGGTGTGCGGTCGGGGCGGTGCTGTTCGGGTCGGTGTTATTTGGAGCCGACCTGGCGCTGCGCTGGACCACGCAGCTGCCTCCGCTTCTCGACGCCACCGGCCACACCGGCGGACTCATCGACGTCATCGGCAGCGCAGGCTGCGCGGTGAGCATCTGCTCGCTGTGCTGCCTGGCTCAGTGCCGCCTCCGGTGGCTCGCGCCGCTGGGGAGGATGCCGCTGACCGTGTACTGCCTGCACATCCTCACCGCGCAATGGTTGGGGATCTGGGCGAGCCTGACCGGCGCCGCCCTAATCAGTTACGCCTGGCTCGCGTGCTTTCCGCGCGGCCCAGTAGAAACCGTTATTCACCGCATTACTGCGGTTGTAAAGGAGAAACAGAATGAAGAAACTCGCAGCTAG
- a CDS encoding ABC transporter ATP-binding protein: protein MALQVDDLTVKYGRNTIIDQMSFGPLEEGKVVGLLGPNAAGKSTLVKTLAGIKKPASGTCTITMDGTAITDAQRPEVVGYVPQDLLTGASLTAFESIVIAARRTGGTNRNPVEATARVMSRLGITALADRMISDMSGGQRQLVGIAQMLVREPSVLLLDEPTSALDLRHQVEVLRLVREEIEDSDKLGIIAIHDLNLAARYCDEVLVMKHGKKVVHDTPHNVFTTEMLERVYGIRAKVIEDDGVPVICPV, encoded by the coding sequence ATGGCGCTTCAGGTAGACGATCTGACAGTCAAGTACGGCCGCAACACCATCATCGACCAGATGAGTTTCGGCCCTTTGGAAGAAGGCAAGGTTGTCGGGCTGCTCGGCCCGAACGCCGCCGGTAAATCCACGCTGGTGAAAACCCTGGCGGGCATCAAAAAACCCGCCTCCGGCACCTGCACCATCACCATGGACGGTACCGCGATCACCGACGCGCAACGCCCCGAAGTCGTCGGCTACGTCCCGCAGGACCTGCTCACCGGCGCGTCGCTGACCGCGTTCGAATCCATCGTTATCGCGGCACGCCGCACCGGCGGCACCAACCGCAACCCCGTCGAGGCCACTGCCCGCGTGATGAGCCGCCTCGGCATCACCGCACTTGCCGACCGCATGATCTCCGACATGTCCGGCGGCCAACGCCAACTCGTCGGCATCGCGCAAATGCTCGTGCGGGAACCGAGCGTATTGCTTCTCGACGAACCCACCTCCGCCCTCGACTTACGCCACCAAGTCGAAGTACTCCGACTGGTCCGCGAAGAGATCGAAGACAGCGACAAGCTGGGCATCATCGCCATCCACGACCTCAACCTCGCCGCCCGCTACTGCGACGAAGTGCTCGTGATGAAGCACGGCAAGAAGGTCGTCCACGACACCCCGCACAACGTGTTCACCACGGAGATGCTCGAGCGCGTCTACGGCATCCGCGCAAAGGTCATCGAGGACGACGGCGTGCCGGTCATCTGTCCGGTGTAG
- a CDS encoding response regulator transcription factor: MTIRVLVVDDETYLADAIATALNSANMQATACYDGLQARSLIDDTRPDVIVLDRDLPGLHGDEVCRWVVDTHPALRVIMLTASGTLDDRLEGFDLGADDYLPKPFEVPELIARVNAVAKRNAPARGEVYRCGDVRLDTFRHEVTRGGVPVSLSPKEFAVLQVLMEAAGGVISAEDLLAKAWDENADPFTNSPRVTVSHLRKKLGEPRIVHTVAGAGYYVAEKLR; the protein is encoded by the coding sequence ATGACCATCCGCGTACTCGTCGTCGACGACGAAACTTATCTCGCCGACGCCATCGCCACCGCCCTCAACAGCGCGAACATGCAGGCAACCGCGTGCTACGACGGCCTGCAGGCGCGCTCGCTTATCGACGACACTCGTCCCGACGTCATCGTCTTAGACCGCGACCTGCCGGGGCTGCATGGCGACGAGGTGTGCCGGTGGGTCGTCGATACGCACCCTGCTTTGCGCGTGATCATGTTGACCGCCTCGGGGACGCTCGACGACCGGCTGGAAGGCTTCGACCTCGGCGCCGACGATTATCTGCCGAAACCGTTCGAGGTCCCGGAACTGATCGCGAGGGTGAATGCGGTGGCGAAGCGCAACGCCCCGGCGCGCGGCGAGGTGTACCGCTGCGGGGATGTGCGCCTGGACACGTTCCGGCACGAGGTCACGCGCGGCGGGGTCCCAGTCTCACTCAGCCCGAAGGAGTTCGCGGTGCTTCAGGTGCTCATGGAGGCCGCCGGCGGGGTGATCTCGGCCGAGGACCTGCTTGCAAAGGCGTGGGACGAGAACGCGGACCCGTTCACCAACTCCCCGCGGGTGACGGTGTCGCACCTGCGCAAGAAGCTGGGTGAGCCCCGCATCGTGCACACCGTCGCCGGGGCAGGTTACTACGTGGCGGAGAAACTGCGGTGA
- a CDS encoding 5'-nucleotidase C-terminal domain-containing protein has translation MSRFRIRIISATTATALAAALAPASLAAETSEFTISNITDFHGYWEETKREPGAARLKCAIDKAAEGRTHILTSSGDNIGASPFASMLLDDAPTLEILNLMNLQVSALGNHELDQGALDYENRVTDIADFDYLAANAETLRNTKDYVIKELDGAKVAFVGTITDDMPNLVNPKSIAGITWHNPVDTTNKLAERLKGSGEADVVVALVHEGGIKAGQFSDAVDVAFLGHSHQEIKPAGEKPLLVQAGSYGKDLANVQLSFDKASKQVTVKNTEYLDADAIRACDTPQPEIDAVIKDALEKAGTAGDEVIGHADVHFYRSGDKESQLNNFIAEATRQGVSANSAVTPDLAVMNAGGVRAEIEPGEVTYAEAFSVQPFGNENTYVELKGSDVVDALEQQWRDDPDRPMFPLGVSDNVSYAYDPTAPVGSKITSVLIDGTPIDPDKTYTVAGSTFLLGGGDSFEAFTRGTEPANLGYLDLNALVEALGRKGAAPRGGQSNVGVHLAAPLKAGETATVDLSSLLYDQGETATKVTLSLGDATASATISPDTNTAGGTANEYGTATVKLDVPAGAAGTQEMRITTDAGTDVTVPVEVAPADSATPAEPEAPATPTGSSTSAAWLIPVVFAGLFGLANLLALVMPQATDRVFGPIAKL, from the coding sequence GTGTCCCGATTTCGTATCCGTATCATCTCTGCCACTACAGCCACCGCCCTCGCCGCCGCGCTCGCCCCGGCATCGCTAGCTGCAGAAACTTCCGAGTTCACAATCTCGAACATCACTGACTTCCACGGCTACTGGGAGGAAACGAAACGCGAGCCGGGTGCAGCGCGCCTGAAGTGCGCGATCGACAAGGCCGCGGAGGGCCGCACCCACATTCTGACGTCCTCGGGTGACAACATCGGCGCGTCCCCGTTCGCGTCGATGCTTCTCGACGACGCCCCTACCCTCGAGATCCTGAACCTCATGAACTTGCAGGTGTCCGCCCTGGGCAATCACGAGCTCGACCAAGGTGCTCTGGATTACGAAAACCGCGTCACCGATATTGCTGACTTCGACTACCTCGCCGCAAACGCGGAGACACTAAGGAACACCAAGGACTATGTAATCAAAGAGCTCGACGGCGCGAAGGTGGCGTTCGTCGGCACGATTACCGACGACATGCCGAATCTGGTCAACCCCAAATCGATCGCCGGCATCACCTGGCACAACCCGGTGGATACCACCAACAAGCTTGCAGAGCGCCTGAAGGGTTCCGGCGAGGCCGACGTAGTGGTCGCACTGGTTCACGAAGGCGGTATCAAGGCGGGGCAATTCTCGGACGCGGTCGATGTTGCGTTTCTCGGCCACTCCCACCAGGAAATCAAACCGGCTGGTGAAAAACCGCTGCTCGTCCAAGCTGGTTCCTACGGCAAAGACCTCGCTAATGTGCAGTTGAGCTTCGACAAGGCGTCGAAGCAGGTCACGGTGAAAAACACCGAGTACCTGGATGCGGATGCGATCCGTGCCTGCGACACCCCACAACCGGAAATCGATGCCGTCATCAAGGATGCGCTAGAGAAGGCAGGCACCGCCGGCGACGAGGTCATCGGGCATGCCGATGTCCACTTCTACAGGTCAGGCGACAAGGAATCGCAGTTGAATAACTTCATTGCGGAAGCGACGCGCCAAGGCGTCTCGGCGAATTCCGCGGTGACCCCGGACCTTGCGGTGATGAATGCGGGCGGCGTGCGCGCCGAGATCGAGCCCGGCGAGGTGACGTACGCAGAAGCGTTTTCCGTCCAGCCGTTCGGTAACGAGAACACGTACGTCGAGCTGAAGGGCTCCGATGTTGTCGATGCGCTCGAGCAGCAGTGGCGCGACGATCCGGATCGCCCAATGTTCCCGCTGGGCGTCTCCGACAACGTTTCTTACGCCTACGACCCCACCGCCCCGGTCGGTTCGAAAATCACATCAGTGCTTATCGACGGCACCCCCATCGACCCGGATAAAACCTACACCGTCGCCGGATCCACGTTCTTGCTGGGTGGCGGGGATAGCTTCGAGGCGTTCACCCGCGGCACCGAGCCGGCGAACCTGGGGTACCTGGATTTGAACGCTCTTGTCGAGGCCTTGGGGAGAAAGGGCGCGGCGCCGCGCGGTGGACAGTCCAATGTAGGCGTCCACCTGGCCGCTCCATTGAAGGCCGGTGAAACCGCGACAGTAGACCTGAGCTCGCTGCTCTACGACCAGGGCGAAACTGCGACCAAGGTCACGCTGTCGCTTGGCGACGCCACCGCCTCCGCCACGATCTCCCCCGATACCAACACCGCCGGCGGCACCGCGAACGAGTACGGAACCGCGACCGTGAAGCTTGACGTCCCGGCGGGTGCGGCGGGTACCCAGGAAATGCGCATCACTACCGATGCGGGCACCGATGTCACAGTCCCGGTCGAGGTTGCTCCCGCTGACAGCGCGACCCCCGCCGAGCCGGAAGCTCCGGCAACGCCTACCGGCTCGTCGACCTCGGCGGCGTGGCTCATCCCGGTCGTGTTCGCGGGCCTCTTCGGCTTGGCGAATCTACTCGCCCTTGTGATGCCTCAGGCTACCGACCGCGTGTTCGGGCCGATCGCGAAGCTGTAG
- a CDS encoding trypsin-like serine protease, with product MKKLAASVIVVGACLAQPAWAMESTTFAGDAAEAEPVVSVRVDDSDPDDGVCTGTAIDPHWVITARHCVEAAATPGGSVRVGQGDNQRVYQVDRHEVAPRGDIALLHTTEDMGLSTYATIADEVPSGSVNIYGWSSDGSGGSTKLPSATATVRGESPLALFDAPVALDVALDNGARIQPGDSGGAIFSGGKVAGVMSAGLFEDPDNPTEEEMSSNAAVAVAPVAEQADWISNVVGGADPAEMEAEEEAGPSWRNVALGLGVLALVAGGFWAATASRSARTRGR from the coding sequence ATGAAGAAACTCGCAGCTAGCGTGATCGTGGTCGGTGCGTGCCTGGCCCAGCCCGCGTGGGCGATGGAAAGCACCACCTTCGCCGGCGACGCCGCTGAGGCGGAACCAGTCGTCTCCGTGCGTGTCGACGACTCCGACCCCGACGACGGCGTCTGCACCGGCACCGCTATCGACCCGCACTGGGTCATCACCGCGCGCCACTGCGTCGAGGCCGCCGCTACGCCAGGCGGCTCGGTCCGGGTCGGGCAAGGCGATAATCAACGCGTATACCAGGTCGACCGCCACGAGGTCGCGCCCCGTGGCGACATCGCGTTGCTCCACACCACCGAAGACATGGGCCTTTCCACCTACGCCACCATTGCCGACGAGGTGCCGTCCGGTTCCGTGAACATCTACGGGTGGTCCTCCGACGGCTCGGGAGGCTCCACCAAGTTGCCGTCCGCCACCGCGACGGTCCGGGGTGAGTCGCCGCTCGCGCTGTTCGATGCCCCTGTGGCACTCGATGTTGCACTCGACAACGGCGCGCGCATCCAACCGGGTGATTCCGGCGGCGCCATCTTCTCCGGCGGCAAGGTGGCGGGCGTGATGTCCGCCGGGTTGTTCGAGGACCCCGACAACCCCACCGAGGAGGAGATGTCATCCAACGCCGCGGTGGCCGTCGCCCCTGTGGCGGAGCAGGCCGACTGGATCAGCAACGTTGTAGGAGGCGCTGATCCGGCAGAAATGGAAGCGGAAGAGGAGGCGGGGCCGTCGTGGCGCAACGTTGCGCTTGGGCTCGGAGTGCTCGCCCTAGTCGCCGGCGGGTTCTGGGCTGCTACAGCTTCGCGATCGGCCCGAACACGCGGTCGGTAG
- a CDS encoding MerR family transcriptional regulator, whose translation MADGNEYTIGQAAEAVGVTTKALRHWETLGLIEPERSWADHRIYTDADLERGAAVALYRGVGVPLAEIAMLLDASPRTLADALQHHKRALASRRDALDKQLATVNKLINSTTKGAIDMDAMKKYLGENMPAYQAEAEQRWGDTPEWAQSQENLAKMGEGDFQRLQDEQDALAADLLQARDAGVQPGSEEAEALVERHRASIAQWYDVTPARQLILARMYVGDDRFHAAYDGAQDYLLDLVTAHAENAGVDVDNPQWD comes from the coding sequence ATGGCAGATGGTAACGAGTACACAATCGGGCAAGCAGCAGAAGCGGTTGGCGTAACGACGAAAGCGCTGCGCCACTGGGAGACCCTCGGCCTCATCGAACCGGAGCGCTCTTGGGCAGATCACCGCATCTACACCGACGCGGACCTCGAGCGTGGCGCGGCAGTCGCACTCTACCGCGGGGTGGGAGTGCCGCTTGCGGAGATCGCGATGCTTCTCGACGCCTCCCCGCGCACCCTCGCCGACGCTCTGCAGCACCACAAGCGTGCACTTGCTTCACGACGAGACGCCCTCGACAAACAACTCGCCACTGTCAACAAGTTGATTAACAGTACGACCAAAGGAGCCATAGACATGGACGCAATGAAGAAGTATCTCGGCGAAAACATGCCGGCCTACCAAGCGGAGGCGGAGCAGCGCTGGGGTGACACGCCGGAGTGGGCGCAGTCACAGGAGAACCTGGCAAAGATGGGGGAGGGTGACTTTCAGCGTCTCCAGGACGAGCAGGACGCGCTTGCCGCTGACCTGCTCCAGGCCCGCGACGCTGGGGTTCAACCGGGCTCGGAGGAAGCAGAGGCGCTGGTGGAGCGTCACCGTGCGAGCATCGCACAGTGGTACGACGTCACCCCGGCCCGCCAGCTGATCCTGGCCCGCATGTACGTCGGCGATGACCGGTTCCACGCGGCATACGACGGCGCCCAAGATTACCTACTGGATCTGGTCACCGCACACGCTGAAAACGCAGGCGTGGATGTCGACAACCCACAGTGGGACTAG
- a CDS encoding sensor histidine kinase: MRLSLRARITVMFVATVLGVGAALIGLVYAYLKLTPVPVTASFPGAEVVIDGAVPITDEILRRVLATSLTVLAILTVFAGTIGWFVAGLVIKPLRTIADDAATVTRGDLGARIAHPGSDDEVGELADALNTMLDELAGAIGRQQRFASNASHELKTPIATIQTMADVALSSTSDDALRPTLQRVREVNARSAETVAALLQLANVDVHDRRLIDMAELCRNVAAEHHIPADVEPATANASPTLARQAVDNLARNALAHGENPTLTLRKRHKLVEVTVESGGARFTDEEVRTWTEPFTRGERTAGKGQGLGLALVDAIASAHGGSVELAPRAEGGLVVKLLLPA; the protein is encoded by the coding sequence GTGAGGTTGAGTCTGCGCGCCCGCATCACGGTGATGTTCGTGGCCACGGTGCTCGGCGTGGGCGCGGCGCTGATCGGACTGGTCTACGCGTATTTGAAGCTCACCCCAGTCCCGGTGACGGCATCGTTTCCGGGCGCGGAGGTGGTAATCGATGGCGCCGTGCCGATCACCGACGAGATCCTGCGCCGCGTGCTTGCCACGTCGCTGACAGTGCTGGCCATCTTGACCGTGTTTGCCGGGACGATCGGCTGGTTCGTTGCCGGGCTCGTGATCAAACCGCTGCGCACTATTGCCGACGACGCCGCCACCGTCACCCGCGGCGACCTCGGCGCCCGCATCGCGCACCCCGGCTCCGACGACGAGGTGGGCGAGCTGGCGGACGCGCTCAACACCATGCTGGATGAGTTGGCGGGGGCGATAGGGCGCCAGCAACGGTTCGCGTCGAATGCATCGCATGAACTTAAGACCCCGATTGCAACGATTCAAACGATGGCCGACGTCGCCCTTTCGAGCACCAGCGACGACGCGCTTCGCCCCACCTTGCAGCGGGTGCGCGAGGTCAACGCCCGCAGCGCCGAAACCGTCGCCGCGCTGCTGCAGCTGGCCAACGTTGATGTTCACGACCGCCGACTGATCGACATGGCCGAGCTGTGCCGAAACGTGGCCGCAGAGCACCACATCCCGGCCGACGTCGAGCCGGCGACGGCAAACGCCTCCCCCACCCTCGCCCGTCAGGCGGTGGACAACCTCGCGCGCAACGCGCTCGCGCACGGTGAAAACCCAACGCTCACACTCCGGAAACGGCACAAGTTAGTCGAGGTCACCGTTGAATCCGGCGGCGCGCGCTTCACCGACGAGGAAGTGCGGACGTGGACGGAGCCCTTCACCCGCGGCGAGCGCACCGCCGGCAAAGGCCAGGGTCTGGGGCTCGCCCTCGTCGACGCGATAGCAAGCGCCCACGGCGGTTCGGTGGAGCTTGCGCCGCGGGCGGAGGGTGGGCTCGTCGTAAAGCTACTGCTTCCGGCTTAG
- a CDS encoding DUF1707 SHOCT-like domain-containing protein — protein MIAIEQVAAGASTNLEANMDDVRVGDSERSAALDRLGTLFADGYLDVNEFEERTGQAAVARTRGEIAMLFDDLPAEPATPAQPSASEMELESKLSAKKKMDAAMMATGVLGFITFFVLQMGFDLDYAWVVWPVMSALMIAWYAIFDISDEEDEVLEELLEKDKKERAERLKLAYERRKQLDK, from the coding sequence ATGATTGCAATTGAACAGGTTGCCGCAGGGGCAAGCACAAATTTGGAGGCGAACATGGACGACGTGCGTGTAGGCGATTCGGAGCGCTCAGCAGCCCTGGACAGGTTGGGCACGTTGTTCGCCGACGGCTACCTCGACGTGAACGAGTTCGAAGAACGCACAGGGCAGGCGGCAGTTGCGCGCACACGCGGCGAGATAGCCATGCTTTTCGACGACCTCCCGGCCGAACCCGCAACACCAGCACAACCGTCCGCTTCGGAGATGGAGCTGGAGAGCAAACTCTCCGCGAAGAAGAAGATGGATGCGGCCATGATGGCAACGGGGGTCCTCGGTTTCATCACGTTTTTCGTGCTCCAGATGGGGTTCGACCTCGATTACGCCTGGGTGGTGTGGCCCGTGATGAGCGCACTGATGATCGCCTGGTACGCGATATTCGACATCTCCGACGAGGAGGACGAGGTCCTCGAGGAGCTTCTGGAAAAGGACAAGAAGGAGCGTGCTGAACGGCTCAAGCTGGCCTACGAGCGCCGCAAGCAGCTTGACAAGTAG